From one Alicyclobacillus acidocaldarius subsp. acidocaldarius Tc-4-1 genomic stretch:
- a CDS encoding FtsK/SpoIIIE domain-containing protein encodes MVSAKILVCHGLKALPMGLHLAHGPERWQWLAWFLGVPAVFTVYLAWTGWLDRNRVIVDAFSFEEALRRANLWDNPRYRRPTLVRVKERANGDVELIVAGLPASIWQKPEITDPFCASFGVERFRSVSQDPKRRDRVHLVLASGSLDQVVKATSRELGARRLPKPKVKRDRDDEDAHPVARMSFLLGYGHDGKVFWRLPIWPHLLIAGSTGSGKSTLIRLIMTQALEGGWLVYLVDPKGGVDYLELLPRLAEPMKEFPQDALPLLEALWATHRERLTKLKEAGVSSLREAHERGFLLEQKPSLLVVDELSIFTSSTGGKDEKDMRTRAHAYLERFALASRATGIALLLSAQYPTAEILGSQIRQQVWRICGRVDDEIASRTILGISGAEKLPPDKPGRFLYVEHGELKEFQVMF; translated from the coding sequence ATGGTATCCGCCAAGATTCTCGTGTGCCACGGACTCAAAGCCCTCCCGATGGGCCTTCATCTCGCACATGGCCCAGAACGCTGGCAATGGCTCGCGTGGTTCCTTGGCGTTCCCGCCGTGTTCACAGTGTATCTCGCTTGGACCGGCTGGCTCGACCGCAACCGCGTAATCGTCGACGCCTTCTCCTTTGAGGAGGCGCTTCGACGCGCAAATCTCTGGGACAATCCACGCTATCGACGCCCGACGCTAGTTCGGGTGAAAGAGCGCGCCAACGGTGACGTAGAGCTTATTGTGGCAGGGCTTCCGGCTTCCATTTGGCAGAAGCCCGAGATCACCGATCCCTTCTGCGCGTCGTTTGGCGTCGAGCGATTCCGATCGGTGTCGCAGGACCCGAAGCGCCGCGACCGTGTGCATCTGGTGCTCGCTTCCGGTTCGCTGGACCAAGTCGTGAAAGCGACAAGTCGCGAACTCGGCGCGCGCCGACTTCCGAAACCGAAGGTCAAACGCGATCGCGATGATGAGGACGCGCATCCAGTAGCCCGCATGTCATTTCTCCTCGGTTATGGCCATGATGGGAAGGTGTTCTGGCGCCTTCCCATTTGGCCGCACCTCCTGATCGCGGGAAGCACCGGCAGCGGGAAGTCGACGCTTATACGCCTGATCATGACGCAGGCCCTCGAAGGCGGTTGGCTCGTCTACCTCGTCGACCCCAAGGGCGGCGTGGACTATCTGGAACTCCTTCCGCGGCTCGCTGAGCCCATGAAGGAGTTTCCGCAGGACGCACTGCCGCTCCTCGAAGCGCTCTGGGCGACCCACCGGGAGCGTTTGACGAAACTCAAGGAAGCGGGCGTCTCGTCGCTTCGGGAAGCGCATGAACGCGGCTTCTTGCTCGAGCAGAAACCGAGCCTTCTCGTCGTGGACGAGCTGTCGATTTTTACGTCGAGCACGGGCGGCAAGGATGAGAAGGACATGCGTACCCGTGCCCATGCATATCTCGAGCGGTTCGCCTTGGCCTCGCGCGCGACGGGCATTGCGCTCTTGCTCTCGGCGCAGTATCCGACAGCTGAAATCCTCGGTTCCCAGATCCGCCAACAGGTTTGGCGCATCTGCGGGCGCGTGGATGACGAGATCGCCTCTCGGACCATCCTCGGCATCTCCGGTGCAGAGAAACTCCCGCCGGACAAACCGGGGCGGTTCTTGTACGTGGAGCATGGCGAGTTGAAGGAATTCCAAGTGATGTTCTGA
- a CDS encoding transposase, producing MYIRQTWLFSFDEWMEIDPSERRERFFSALDLSPYAAKLRSSTPQGAKPISREAILRAFLVAPLEGISSFTQLHRRLETDLRFRYQCGFSLHEPVPSVSTLSRVFQAIVNKGIAATLFADLVRQCRDEGLIEGEHVAIDSTAIHAYERKHPRSGVQPSNRANWGAKFDAFGNKLAWFGYKVHLAVDAKSELPMALTVTPANVYDGEMAIPLMEELHRQDWRIRFVLMDAGYDQTKNYEAARALGAQALIPLNRRNEREPPEGMDFDGTPRCTMGYRMTYWGAEGDWLKFRCPHATGHVDCPLGMAACSASNYGMVVKKHIDEDVRRYANPHRGSRTWKMLYDERTAVERCFSRLKEQLMLDDLHVRGIEKVTVHAYIHAIVLLASALAMHRTNRIEQVA from the coding sequence GTGTACATTCGACAGACATGGCTCTTTTCCTTTGACGAATGGATGGAAATTGACCCTTCGGAGCGGCGTGAACGGTTTTTCTCCGCACTCGATTTGAGTCCGTATGCCGCGAAGCTGAGAAGTTCGACACCCCAAGGGGCAAAGCCCATCTCTCGAGAAGCCATCTTGCGAGCATTTCTCGTGGCCCCCCTTGAGGGCATCTCGAGCTTCACGCAGCTTCATCGACGTTTGGAGACCGATTTGCGCTTCCGTTACCAGTGCGGGTTCTCCCTTCACGAACCTGTTCCGTCCGTCTCGACCCTAAGCCGCGTCTTTCAGGCCATTGTGAACAAAGGGATTGCAGCGACGCTATTTGCTGACTTGGTGCGTCAATGCCGTGACGAAGGGCTCATCGAGGGCGAACACGTCGCCATCGACAGCACGGCCATCCATGCTTATGAGAGAAAACACCCACGCTCAGGTGTCCAGCCCTCCAATCGGGCCAACTGGGGCGCGAAGTTCGATGCCTTTGGCAACAAGCTGGCGTGGTTTGGCTACAAGGTCCATTTGGCGGTCGATGCCAAGAGTGAACTTCCCATGGCGCTCACGGTAACGCCAGCAAACGTCTACGATGGAGAGATGGCCATTCCCTTGATGGAGGAGCTCCATCGCCAAGATTGGCGGATTCGCTTCGTGTTGATGGATGCAGGATACGACCAGACGAAAAACTACGAAGCCGCTCGCGCGTTGGGCGCTCAGGCTCTCATCCCGCTGAATCGCCGGAATGAGAGAGAGCCGCCGGAAGGGATGGATTTCGACGGAACGCCCCGTTGCACGATGGGGTATCGGATGACGTATTGGGGTGCAGAGGGCGACTGGCTCAAGTTTCGCTGTCCGCACGCGACAGGACATGTCGATTGTCCGCTTGGCATGGCAGCATGTTCTGCATCGAACTATGGCATGGTTGTGAAGAAGCACATCGATGAGGACGTCCGTCGATATGCGAATCCACATCGCGGTTCCCGCACATGGAAGATGCTCTATGATGAACGAACCGCAGTGGAACGCTGCTTTTCACGGTTGAAAGAACAGCTCATGCTTGACGACCTGCATGTGCGGGGTATCGAGAAAGTCACCGTACATGCGTACATCCACGCGATTGTGCTCTTGGCATCTGCTCTGGCGATGCACCGGACGAATCGTATCGAGCAGGTGGCTTAA
- a CDS encoding PucR family transcriptional regulator has protein sequence MSHLEQAESTEQQIDMMLKATSAIFQSDISIVYIRKDNQELFYPHACALTSNQQNILSQVPIAACCRRILSWPFRWPSDDREPALLHCAFFDNMDKMGFSTWFSLPLSISGFPLGIIAVGYYHFQYLVDDVGHILWEFAQDVAQALVPNLPEVLRQAVRHETPELPDAPYQQKMRRFLSNHYQLTSALWTDDGLHSIAHSVKQMLNRPTAVLDRFQSVLSICPEDARWHQLLHQVKHWMTLRSPFQETMWPLPVRTELEDQTTFVVAPIQTGDVIHGYLVIWENSAQLDDLDLIAVQEATMALAVHFYKRGFQIQRRGHGFQELFNFLLDQPEAWGAAESDAARAVGWDVEAEQRLLVGLPSAQSVLTHPAYLEHLSVLVDHLRSRLETEFPQILVARRHEAIVLSLPVSMPFEEIERLLNSIQTISLHMTGRLSNHLSARLFSELVEHMRFGISGPCTHPSQIVSAFEEASFACRLAPFITPTERILFTKDVQLYHLLRPIATSPKAKHFVSETADLLRAYDQQHGSELFKTLEVYLHHNCNLTDTSTALYIHRTTLQYRLKRIESLLNRSLDAAESKLEMQLAIIFRKIMDAEQVMNSVYDPFSD, from the coding sequence GTGAGCCACCTAGAACAGGCAGAATCCACGGAACAGCAAATCGACATGATGCTCAAAGCGACGAGCGCCATCTTCCAGAGCGATATATCGATCGTCTACATCCGTAAGGATAACCAAGAGCTGTTTTATCCACATGCGTGTGCTCTCACTTCGAATCAGCAGAATATTTTGTCACAAGTCCCGATCGCTGCGTGCTGTCGACGCATATTAAGTTGGCCATTTCGATGGCCTTCCGATGACAGAGAGCCAGCGCTCCTGCATTGCGCCTTCTTCGATAATATGGATAAAATGGGGTTTTCGACATGGTTCTCATTACCTCTTTCGATCAGTGGGTTCCCCTTAGGCATCATCGCTGTTGGCTATTATCATTTTCAATATCTTGTTGACGACGTGGGGCATATCCTATGGGAATTCGCACAGGATGTTGCTCAGGCACTCGTTCCAAACCTACCGGAAGTGCTTCGCCAAGCCGTGCGACACGAGACTCCGGAGCTTCCAGACGCTCCGTATCAACAGAAAATGCGGCGGTTTTTGTCGAACCACTATCAGCTCACAAGTGCACTGTGGACCGACGACGGACTACATTCAATCGCGCACAGCGTGAAGCAGATGTTGAATCGTCCGACCGCAGTTCTAGATCGATTTCAATCCGTGTTATCTATCTGTCCAGAGGATGCGAGGTGGCATCAGCTTCTTCATCAGGTCAAACACTGGATGACACTTCGTTCGCCCTTTCAGGAGACGATGTGGCCACTTCCTGTGCGGACCGAACTCGAAGATCAAACGACTTTTGTTGTTGCGCCGATTCAGACAGGTGACGTGATACACGGCTACCTCGTCATTTGGGAGAATAGTGCGCAATTGGACGACCTTGACCTAATCGCTGTGCAAGAGGCCACGATGGCACTCGCCGTTCACTTTTACAAGCGAGGGTTTCAAATCCAAAGGCGCGGCCACGGGTTTCAAGAGCTCTTCAACTTCTTGCTCGATCAACCGGAGGCGTGGGGTGCAGCGGAGTCGGACGCGGCGCGCGCTGTCGGCTGGGACGTGGAGGCAGAGCAGCGCTTGCTCGTCGGCCTACCCAGTGCGCAATCGGTTTTGACCCACCCAGCTTACCTAGAACACTTGTCGGTTCTTGTGGACCATCTGCGCAGTCGCTTGGAAACGGAGTTCCCTCAAATTCTCGTCGCACGCCGCCATGAAGCCATTGTTTTGTCTTTGCCCGTGTCAATGCCTTTCGAAGAAATTGAACGCCTTCTGAATTCGATACAGACAATATCGCTTCACATGACGGGCCGCCTGTCAAACCACTTATCTGCTCGTCTGTTTTCGGAATTGGTGGAGCATATGAGATTCGGAATAAGCGGCCCCTGTACTCATCCGAGCCAGATTGTAAGCGCATTCGAAGAAGCATCATTCGCTTGCCGTTTGGCCCCCTTTATCACGCCGACGGAGCGAATCCTTTTTACAAAGGACGTGCAACTGTATCATTTGCTTCGGCCAATCGCAACTTCTCCAAAGGCGAAGCACTTCGTATCAGAGACAGCAGATCTGCTTCGTGCATACGATCAGCAGCATGGAAGCGAACTATTTAAAACACTTGAAGTATATTTACATCACAACTGTAACCTGACAGACACTTCGACAGCGCTCTACATTCACCGGACTACACTTCAATATCGACTGAAAAGGATTGAGAGTCTCCTTAATAGGTCTCTAGACGCCGCTGAGTCCAAGCTAGAAATGCAACTTGCCATCATATTCAGAAAAATCATGGATGCAGAACAGGTGATGAATTCGGTATACGATCCATTTTCCGACTAA
- the tnpA gene encoding IS66 family insertion sequence element accessory protein TnpA — MSHQERRELWRERIAAFYDSGQSASQFCAEHGLKPHQFWYWLRRLRNETAPGTHDTTFVSVVTTSSPSDAGRSPLTLRIGSVEIDVRPGYDASTLAELIRLVMHVC; from the coding sequence ATGTCTCACCAGGAGCGTCGTGAGCTTTGGCGTGAACGTATCGCTGCCTTCTACGACAGCGGCCAGTCCGCCAGTCAGTTTTGCGCTGAGCACGGTCTGAAACCCCATCAGTTCTGGTACTGGCTTCGCCGACTACGAAACGAAACCGCACCTGGCACGCATGACACGACGTTCGTGTCGGTCGTGACAACCTCTTCACCTTCGGACGCAGGCCGTTCGCCCCTGACCCTGCGCATTGGTTCGGTCGAGATTGACGTCCGTCCCGGCTATGACGCGTCGACACTTGCTGAGCTCATTCGGCTCGTGATGCATGTTTGCTAG
- the tnpB gene encoding IS66 family insertion sequence element accessory protein TnpB (TnpB, as the term is used for proteins encoded by IS66 family insertion elements, is considered an accessory protein, since TnpC, encoded by a neighboring gene, is a DDE family transposase.) — MRKSIDGLAALVQASFQLDPFSPCLFVFCNRQRDKLKILHWSHNGFWLYYRRLERGRFDWPETGDAKTMVITRRELNWLLDGLPLEQPKAHRAVHVRSAI, encoded by the coding sequence ATGCGCAAATCCATTGACGGACTCGCCGCACTCGTTCAGGCGTCGTTTCAACTCGATCCGTTTTCGCCATGCCTGTTTGTCTTCTGCAATCGGCAACGGGACAAGCTCAAAATCTTGCACTGGTCGCACAACGGCTTTTGGCTGTACTATCGGCGCTTAGAGCGCGGTCGATTCGATTGGCCAGAGACAGGAGATGCCAAGACCATGGTGATCACACGGCGAGAGCTGAACTGGCTCCTGGATGGCCTGCCGCTCGAGCAGCCGAAAGCGCATCGAGCTGTGCATGTCCGTTCTGCGATTTAA
- the tnpC gene encoding IS66 family transposase has translation MTQENGTILMTEQEYEALQREKEQLRQQVAYLEEQIHLLRHRLFGASSEKRRKTPAESDSVQLPLFNEAEVEADAQPSEETGEADAEVTSEGVETETITYERRKPRAARERDAWLYQGEADEVVEYRLSDDERVCSKCAGELHEMSREITRRVKIIPAQMKKVEYVRYVYACRHCEAQDVETPVVRAPMPRPVQAKSLATPEAVAYVMTKKFVDGMPLYRQEQQFARHGYPLSRQTLANWVVHAAETWLEPLYAKLRQVLLAQRYLHADETTLQVLHEAGRAAQTQSYMWVYRSGMDGPPMVLYDYQETRSAEHPRRFLAGFQGYLHVDGYAGYEGLPDVTLVGCWAHARRKFDEALKAVPPKERKGKTAAEEGLSYCNALYAVEKKLKNASAEERQRVRMAKSKPILDAFLAWLEKQEQQMLPKSALGRAVNYGLKQWPKLIRYVEDGHLEIDNNRCERSLKPFVIGRKNWLFANTPRGARASAVTYSIVETAKENGLNPTAYLTYLFERMPNMDLKDEAAFEALLPWSEGLPDGIRVRN, from the coding sequence ATGACGCAGGAGAACGGCACCATCCTCATGACCGAACAAGAATACGAAGCCCTTCAGCGAGAAAAGGAGCAATTGCGCCAACAGGTGGCCTACCTGGAGGAGCAGATCCATCTGCTCCGTCATCGTCTGTTTGGGGCTTCCAGTGAAAAGCGGCGCAAGACCCCGGCTGAGTCGGACAGCGTCCAGCTCCCGTTGTTCAACGAAGCCGAAGTCGAGGCGGACGCCCAACCTTCGGAAGAGACCGGGGAAGCCGATGCAGAAGTGACGTCGGAAGGCGTGGAGACGGAGACCATCACGTATGAGCGCCGGAAGCCTCGTGCGGCACGGGAGCGTGACGCCTGGCTGTATCAGGGCGAAGCAGACGAGGTCGTCGAATACCGACTGTCAGATGACGAGCGAGTCTGCTCGAAATGTGCGGGTGAGCTTCACGAGATGAGCCGTGAGATCACGCGACGCGTGAAAATCATCCCGGCGCAGATGAAAAAAGTCGAGTACGTGCGGTACGTGTACGCCTGCCGGCACTGTGAAGCGCAGGACGTGGAGACCCCTGTGGTGCGCGCGCCGATGCCGAGGCCGGTGCAGGCGAAGAGTCTCGCGACGCCAGAAGCGGTGGCATACGTGATGACGAAGAAGTTCGTCGACGGGATGCCATTGTACCGGCAAGAGCAACAGTTTGCGCGGCACGGGTATCCGCTGTCCCGCCAAACGCTGGCGAATTGGGTGGTGCACGCGGCGGAGACGTGGTTAGAGCCGCTCTATGCGAAACTTCGCCAAGTGCTCCTGGCTCAGCGCTATCTGCATGCGGACGAAACGACTCTGCAAGTGTTGCATGAAGCCGGGCGCGCGGCGCAGACCCAGTCGTACATGTGGGTGTACCGGAGCGGTATGGACGGACCGCCTATGGTCCTGTACGACTACCAGGAAACGCGGAGCGCGGAGCATCCGCGACGGTTCTTGGCAGGGTTTCAAGGGTATCTGCACGTGGATGGATACGCGGGCTATGAGGGCTTGCCGGATGTCACCCTTGTAGGATGTTGGGCACATGCGCGGCGAAAGTTTGACGAAGCCCTAAAGGCAGTGCCTCCCAAGGAGCGAAAGGGCAAGACGGCTGCCGAAGAAGGATTGTCGTATTGCAACGCGCTGTATGCGGTGGAGAAGAAGCTGAAGAACGCAAGCGCCGAAGAGCGACAACGTGTGCGGATGGCCAAAAGTAAGCCCATCCTGGACGCGTTTTTGGCATGGCTTGAAAAGCAGGAACAGCAGATGTTGCCGAAGAGCGCGTTAGGACGGGCGGTGAATTATGGCCTGAAGCAGTGGCCCAAGCTGATTCGGTACGTCGAAGACGGGCATTTGGAGATCGACAACAACCGATGCGAGCGGTCATTGAAGCCGTTTGTGATCGGACGGAAGAACTGGCTTTTTGCCAATACGCCGCGAGGAGCACGGGCCAGTGCTGTGACATACAGCATCGTGGAGACAGCGAAGGAGAATGGACTGAATCCGACCGCGTATTTGACGTATCTCTTTGAACGGATGCCGAACATGGACCTCAAGGATGAAGCGGCGTTCGAGGCATTGTTGCCTTGGTCAGAAGGGCTCCCTGATGGGATTCGAGTGAGAAATTGA
- a CDS encoding HlyD family secretion protein, translating to MKPAVKRSLQVGLGVVVAAALAGGGYYWYKSSQYLTTDDAYVDGFQYVIQAPASGKVVNWEGYVGATLTPGAVIGDIEAQSGNAMSDVPVESPGNVSIVQRDVADGEEVVAGTPMAYAYDLHNLYVTANVKETLIRQVHVGQKVKIDIDAYPGQTFEGVVARIGLSTASALSEIPSTSDNANFTKVTQVIPVTIDFTTYPVEPIVPGMDVTVHIVKNS from the coding sequence ATGAAACCAGCCGTAAAACGTTCGCTGCAAGTGGGACTTGGCGTGGTCGTCGCGGCCGCGCTCGCGGGAGGAGGATATTACTGGTACAAATCGAGTCAGTACTTGACCACTGACGACGCTTACGTGGACGGATTCCAGTATGTCATTCAGGCGCCTGCAAGTGGGAAGGTCGTGAACTGGGAAGGGTATGTGGGCGCAACCCTGACGCCTGGCGCCGTGATTGGGGATATTGAAGCGCAATCGGGAAATGCCATGTCGGATGTGCCGGTGGAATCTCCGGGAAATGTGTCTATCGTTCAACGTGATGTGGCCGACGGCGAAGAAGTAGTCGCGGGGACACCTATGGCGTATGCGTATGACTTACACAATCTGTACGTCACCGCCAATGTGAAAGAGACCCTGATTCGGCAAGTTCATGTCGGCCAGAAAGTGAAAATCGACATCGACGCTTATCCAGGACAAACTTTCGAAGGCGTGGTGGCGAGAATTGGTCTTTCCACAGCTAGCGCTTTGTCAGAAATTCCGTCGACCAGTGACAACGCAAATTTCACCAAAGTCACTCAAGTGATCCCCGTGACCATTGACTTTACTACATACCCTGTCGAACCCATTGTACCGGGGATGGATGTCACCGTTCACATTGTCAAGAATTCATGA
- a CDS encoding DHA2 family efflux MFS transporter permease subunit codes for MSSTPTQHRSSPYLQLVIVLIGTFMAVLDTSVVNVAIPKMEVALNTNTSNIQWVLTGYMLVTGVIVPTSGWLIDTLGPKRLFLFALVVFTAGSALCGFAWNLPSIIFFRIIQGIGGGLLQPVAQTVIYRTFPPERIGSIMGVFGITIMGAPAFGPLISGYFVEYSSWRWIFFVNVPIGILALLLAIPYMDDLPTSPSFKLDVWGLTFSTIGFFSLLYGFNNVPDHGWGSTQVRVALAIGVVSLLLFVITELRAERPLLQLRLLTTYTYTMSLIVVSILSVALFVGIFLMPLYLENIRGYSALRTGLFVTPGALVSALVMPISGRLFDKIGARPLGLLGIGILAVSTYAFTFLTTDSTGAHIQLLYITRSLAMGIAMMPIMTAGTTAVVSKNPMLAGQAAALTNTIRNVASGLGTAVMTVYMTKRETIREAQLASQYDPGSPRALQLSQATAHYLAQGMSQTQAHAQAMLQITDNLQANAFVLGMNDTFMVSTLLAIAAWIVVLFIYPIGQSPQRRSSNPRVSPAMD; via the coding sequence GTGAGCTCGACGCCGACCCAACACCGGTCATCTCCGTATCTCCAACTGGTCATTGTGCTCATAGGCACCTTCATGGCTGTGCTCGACACGAGTGTCGTAAACGTAGCCATTCCGAAGATGGAAGTCGCGCTCAACACCAACACGAGTAACATTCAGTGGGTGTTGACCGGCTACATGCTGGTCACAGGTGTCATTGTTCCGACATCAGGTTGGCTCATTGATACGCTAGGTCCAAAGCGCCTGTTTCTCTTTGCGCTCGTGGTCTTCACAGCAGGTTCGGCGCTCTGCGGATTCGCTTGGAACTTGCCATCCATCATTTTCTTTCGGATTATCCAGGGAATAGGCGGTGGATTGCTGCAGCCAGTTGCGCAGACCGTGATCTATCGGACCTTCCCGCCGGAACGGATCGGGTCCATCATGGGTGTGTTCGGCATTACGATTATGGGCGCACCTGCGTTCGGACCTCTCATCAGCGGATACTTCGTGGAATATTCGTCATGGCGGTGGATCTTCTTTGTCAATGTCCCTATCGGGATCTTGGCGCTCCTGTTGGCGATTCCGTACATGGACGATCTGCCTACCTCTCCTTCCTTCAAACTTGACGTGTGGGGGTTGACGTTTTCCACCATCGGATTCTTTAGCTTGCTCTACGGCTTCAATAACGTACCGGATCACGGATGGGGATCGACGCAGGTTCGCGTGGCGTTGGCCATCGGGGTGGTGTCGCTTCTCTTGTTCGTGATCACGGAGCTTCGAGCGGAGCGGCCTTTGCTCCAGTTACGCTTGCTCACGACGTACACGTACACCATGAGCTTAATCGTGGTCTCGATTTTGAGTGTGGCGCTGTTCGTCGGTATCTTCCTCATGCCGCTTTATCTCGAAAACATTCGCGGCTACAGTGCGCTGCGCACAGGACTCTTCGTGACGCCCGGTGCGTTGGTCAGCGCGTTGGTGATGCCTATCAGCGGTCGGTTGTTCGACAAGATCGGTGCACGACCTCTCGGGCTACTTGGCATTGGCATCCTTGCGGTTTCAACATACGCGTTCACGTTCTTAACCACCGATTCGACGGGTGCGCACATTCAGTTGCTCTACATCACACGAAGCCTCGCTATGGGCATCGCCATGATGCCCATCATGACGGCCGGGACCACGGCAGTGGTGTCGAAAAACCCTATGTTGGCGGGGCAAGCGGCCGCGTTAACCAACACCATTCGAAATGTCGCTTCGGGACTTGGGACGGCCGTCATGACCGTGTACATGACGAAGCGCGAAACCATTCGCGAGGCCCAGCTTGCCTCGCAATATGATCCGGGCAGTCCCCGCGCTTTGCAGTTGTCGCAGGCGACCGCTCACTACTTGGCGCAAGGCATGTCGCAAACGCAAGCTCATGCCCAGGCGATGCTTCAAATCACAGATAATTTGCAGGCCAACGCGTTTGTCCTCGGCATGAACGACACGTTTATGGTATCGACGCTGCTCGCAATTGCCGCTTGGATTGTGGTGCTCTTCATCTATCCGATTGGACAATCGCCGCAACGTCGGTCGTCGAATCCGCGGGTATCGCCCGCGATGGACTAA